The Chryseobacterium nakagawai genome has a segment encoding these proteins:
- a CDS encoding gluzincin family metallopeptidase, protein MKKISICLILFCGVIHVSAQKDSIYIGAKLSPDRKTLEVNQEIVYYNHSEKDLQTIKLLNWISAYNKRGTSLVYRKLEDRNNDLHFAKDHELGKLLELNIKDSGNQEIPVNTISDENLFLPLKQALKPGEHITLQLHYRLQLPDKKFTEYGTSGQNTALKYFFIVPDHFDPDNISERKYHDIEEPVSFNTFWTVNFDIPVNSFIESNLPQIQMNSFQGYLNSDPEFLVSPNIYPIIKTNIDGTDTEIKFGYNIKPDEKQNLEFYLPLHLKFLKEKIGSLPKSIFISDKFRAKEDFFGNNDITFWKFRFPLFTDAEKTDLDYFGIITKKVLDEKVIADKQEDHWFKNGLKSYLEIQYLKKFYKDTKLLGMLPEAKIFGIKPLKLFHASKVKLLDRYGLSYQYIMLQNLDQKIDEDFTSLSNFNDMAISSFETGSLFNYSADKMGDETFNALVKDYLSKNSGNKINPDDFLKELSDKEKSAHYLESFFKQKNRVNFKLKHIKKENDSLHIKIAKNTDASIPVKLETETKAGERKSYWIETEENERLKEISLPASDNIYKVTLNNDYIFPEASYRDNFLYAKGLFLNTKKIKFKLIKDIPNPEYNEIYVSPRVRFNNTYDKFLLGANFKNQSFFDQKFLYSFTPTYSTGTGKLTGSGGISYSFLPAESMFRSITFGASGSYFHYDYNLAYTKGSVFSTLNFRKNPRSTVSRSVGASYNYFERDLSPAMIANDDYKKYNLWGLGYSYSDSQMIHEKSFSLSAQGMEDFNKITAEGFYRWEFAPRQKLSVRLFAGYFLRNDTRNDLFNYGISRVSNYTFSYNLLGESASSGLLSQQFILADGGFKSFLPGTVNQWITSVNIDSSIWKIFHVYADAGIYKNKNFPTKFIWDSGVKVRIIPDFLEIYFPIQSSLGFEPGFKDYAKRIRYTLVLNLGAVINAARRGWY, encoded by the coding sequence TTGAAAAAGATCAGCATTTGCCTTATTTTGTTTTGTGGAGTTATACACGTTTCTGCACAAAAAGACAGTATATACATTGGAGCAAAACTTTCTCCTGACAGGAAAACCCTTGAGGTGAATCAGGAGATTGTTTATTACAATCATTCTGAAAAAGACCTGCAGACTATAAAACTTCTGAACTGGATTTCTGCTTATAACAAACGCGGAACATCCTTAGTCTACAGAAAACTGGAAGACCGAAATAACGATTTGCATTTTGCAAAAGACCATGAACTGGGAAAACTTCTTGAACTTAATATTAAAGATTCAGGAAACCAAGAAATACCCGTCAATACAATTTCAGATGAAAATCTTTTTCTTCCTCTTAAACAGGCATTAAAACCAGGTGAACATATCACCTTGCAGTTACACTACCGTTTGCAGCTTCCCGATAAGAAGTTTACGGAATATGGAACATCCGGTCAGAATACTGCCTTAAAATATTTCTTTATTGTTCCGGATCATTTTGATCCGGACAATATTTCTGAAAGAAAATATCATGATATTGAAGAACCGGTAAGTTTCAATACTTTCTGGACCGTCAATTTTGATATTCCTGTGAACAGTTTCATAGAAAGTAATCTGCCACAGATTCAAATGAATTCTTTTCAGGGATACCTGAATTCAGATCCTGAATTTTTAGTTTCTCCCAATATATACCCTATCATAAAAACCAATATTGATGGTACAGATACCGAAATAAAATTTGGCTATAATATCAAACCTGATGAGAAACAAAATCTGGAGTTTTACTTGCCCCTTCATTTAAAATTTCTCAAGGAAAAAATAGGGTCTCTCCCAAAAAGCATATTTATTTCAGATAAGTTCAGAGCAAAAGAAGATTTCTTTGGGAATAATGATATTACTTTCTGGAAGTTCAGATTCCCTTTATTTACAGATGCTGAAAAAACTGATCTTGATTACTTTGGAATCATTACCAAAAAAGTTCTAGATGAAAAGGTCATTGCTGATAAACAAGAAGACCATTGGTTCAAAAATGGTCTAAAATCCTATCTTGAAATCCAGTATCTGAAAAAATTCTATAAAGATACCAAGCTTTTAGGGATGCTACCAGAAGCCAAAATTTTTGGTATCAAACCTCTAAAATTATTCCATGCATCTAAGGTAAAACTTCTGGACCGTTATGGATTGTCTTACCAATATATCATGCTCCAGAATCTGGATCAGAAAATTGATGAGGATTTTACAAGTCTAAGTAACTTTAATGATATGGCTATTAGTAGTTTTGAGACAGGAAGCCTGTTCAATTATTCTGCTGATAAAATGGGTGATGAGACTTTCAATGCTCTTGTAAAAGATTATCTTTCAAAAAATTCAGGAAATAAGATTAATCCGGATGATTTTCTGAAAGAGCTATCAGATAAAGAAAAATCGGCCCATTACCTTGAAAGTTTCTTTAAACAGAAGAACAGGGTTAACTTTAAGCTGAAACATATTAAAAAAGAGAATGATTCTTTACATATTAAAATTGCAAAAAATACAGATGCATCTATTCCTGTAAAGCTTGAAACCGAAACCAAGGCTGGCGAAAGAAAATCTTATTGGATAGAAACAGAAGAAAATGAGAGATTAAAAGAGATTTCTCTTCCTGCATCAGATAATATTTATAAAGTCACCTTAAATAATGATTACATTTTCCCAGAGGCCAGCTATCGGGATAATTTTCTATATGCCAAAGGATTGTTTTTAAATACAAAAAAGATTAAGTTTAAACTCATAAAGGATATCCCGAATCCTGAATATAACGAAATCTATGTAAGTCCGAGAGTTCGATTCAATAATACTTATGATAAATTTTTGTTAGGGGCTAACTTTAAAAACCAGTCATTTTTTGACCAGAAATTTCTCTATTCATTTACTCCAACATACAGTACCGGAACAGGAAAACTAACCGGTTCAGGAGGAATATCTTACTCCTTCCTGCCAGCTGAAAGCATGTTTAGAAGTATTACATTTGGAGCTTCGGGATCTTATTTCCATTATGATTATAACTTAGCATACACAAAGGGGTCCGTATTTTCAACGCTCAACTTTAGAAAAAACCCAAGAAGTACAGTAAGCAGAAGTGTTGGGGCTTCTTATAATTATTTTGAAAGAGATCTTAGTCCTGCTATGATTGCCAATGACGATTATAAAAAATATAACCTTTGGGGATTAGGATATAGCTACAGTGATAGCCAGATGATCCATGAGAAAAGCTTCAGTCTAAGTGCACAAGGTATGGAAGATTTCAATAAGATTACTGCTGAAGGATTCTACAGATGGGAATTTGCTCCAAGACAAAAGCTGAGTGTCCGTTTATTTGCCGGATATTTCCTCAGAAATGACACGCGTAATGATTTATTCAACTATGGAATTTCAAGAGTATCAAACTATACCTTCTCTTACAATCTTTTAGGAGAGAGTGCGAGCAGCGGTCTTCTTTCACAACAGTTTATCCTTGCTGATGGCGGATTTAAATCATTTCTTCCGGGAACAGTTAATCAGTGGATCACTTCTGTGAATATAGATTCAAGTATATGGAAAATATTCCATGTGTATGCCGATGCCGGAATATATAAAAACAAAAATTTCCCTACAAAGTTTATCTGGGACAGTGGAGTTAAGGTAAGAATCATTCCGGATTTCCTGGAAATTTACTTTCCGATACAATCTTCATTGGGATTTGAACCCGGATTTAAAGATTATGCTAAACGTATAAGATATACGCTAGTTCTTAATCTGGGAGCTGTCATTAATGCAGCAAGAAGAGGTTGGTATTAA
- a CDS encoding T9SS type A sorting domain-containing protein gives MKKIFTIASLTLMTAFMNAQIVINEIYGGNGNSGAVFKNNYIVLKNIGTTLASLTGASIQYAPAIGAFTEYHTLPDFTLGPEETYLIQEAAVDGGVEALPTPDFIATTVTNFDGTPNKSVGIRISGASGKLVLAGNIVQVMSPVSSNVLDFVGYGANADQFKGDGPAPSPTASTSIRRTLESNNDNMADFSAEGAARAGFVQNPFVKDGNVLFGMQIKDVKVYDTFRQVVKKSPTKFAQNIDITELPKGTYFITGTVNNAPVSQKIIKD, from the coding sequence ATGAAAAAAATCTTTACTATTGCTAGTCTAACTTTGATGACTGCTTTTATGAACGCCCAGATTGTGATCAATGAGATTTATGGAGGGAATGGTAATTCAGGAGCGGTTTTCAAAAATAACTATATCGTCCTGAAAAATATAGGAACTACACTGGCTTCTTTAACGGGGGCCAGCATTCAATACGCACCCGCAATTGGGGCTTTTACAGAATATCATACATTGCCAGATTTTACTTTGGGACCAGAAGAAACCTATCTGATCCAGGAAGCAGCAGTAGATGGAGGAGTAGAAGCGTTGCCAACACCTGATTTTATTGCGACAACCGTTACGAATTTTGATGGTACACCCAATAAATCTGTTGGGATAAGAATTTCAGGAGCATCCGGAAAGTTAGTATTGGCAGGAAATATTGTACAGGTGATGAGCCCGGTTTCTTCCAATGTTTTAGATTTTGTAGGGTATGGTGCCAATGCAGACCAGTTTAAAGGTGATGGGCCGGCTCCTTCTCCTACAGCTTCAACTTCAATCAGAAGGACTTTAGAGAGTAACAACGATAATATGGCAGATTTTTCTGCGGAAGGAGCGGCAAGAGCAGGCTTTGTTCAGAATCCATTTGTTAAGGATGGTAATGTGCTTTTCGGAATGCAGATCAAAGATGTAAAGGTATACGATACCTTCAGACAGGTTGTAAAAAAATCTCCAACGAAATTTGCTCAGAATATAGACATTACAGAACTTCCTAAAGGAACTTATTTTATAACAGGAACAGTGAACAACGCTCCCGTTTCACAAAAAATTATAAAAGATTAG
- a CDS encoding T9SS type A sorting domain-containing protein, with protein sequence MKKIFTICGIAVVAFMANAQQTVVLTENFASYTAGGNTTSTGTNAPDATDVYSASGTPVANFPTGAKVYSAGGMAKLGTSSVIGTMTSKTLDLSTDGGNVVVTFDVKGWTGTPSTIVVKVTNLANQTVSYAAVMSGTPESKTVTFTGGQANSTVTFETPTTSLRAYLDNIVIKTVATGSLAVSDTNKTKTASFVKNTFVKNNEITFGADVKDVKVYNMFGQIVKEASVKENGTVNVAELTKGNYIVTGTVNKEAVSQKILKD encoded by the coding sequence ATGAAAAAGATCTTTACAATTTGTGGAATTGCTGTTGTTGCTTTTATGGCAAATGCTCAGCAAACAGTGGTTTTAACTGAGAATTTTGCTTCTTACACAGCAGGTGGAAATACAACTTCAACGGGTACTAATGCCCCTGATGCAACAGATGTTTACAGCGCATCAGGAACACCTGTAGCAAACTTTCCTACTGGAGCTAAAGTATACAGTGCAGGAGGTATGGCGAAATTAGGAACAAGTTCTGTTATCGGAACTATGACTTCAAAAACTCTGGATTTGTCAACTGATGGAGGAAATGTAGTAGTCACTTTTGATGTTAAGGGTTGGACAGGTACTCCAAGTACTATTGTTGTAAAAGTAACAAATTTGGCAAACCAAACCGTATCTTATGCTGCTGTAATGAGTGGTACTCCGGAATCAAAGACAGTAACGTTTACTGGTGGTCAGGCAAACTCAACAGTTACATTTGAAACTCCAACTACTTCTCTTAGAGCTTATTTAGATAATATCGTTATCAAAACAGTTGCTACAGGATCTCTAGCTGTTTCAGATACTAACAAAACGAAGACTGCAAGTTTCGTAAAAAATACTTTCGTAAAAAATAACGAAATTACTTTCGGAGCAGATGTGAAAGATGTGAAAGTTTACAATATGTTTGGGCAGATCGTAAAAGAAGCTTCTGTAAAAGAAAACGGAACTGTAAATGTTGCTGAGTTAACAAAAGGTAACTATATCGTAACGGGTACAGTAAATAAGGAAGCAGTATCTCAAAAAATCCTAAAAGACTAA